In Helianthus annuus cultivar XRQ/B chromosome 8, HanXRQr2.0-SUNRISE, whole genome shotgun sequence, a single genomic region encodes these proteins:
- the LOC110872697 gene encoding peptide-N4-(N-acetyl-beta-glucosaminyl)asparagine amidase A: protein MPLQITKAMKITYLFTLIHLFSVQCSPSPSPSPPHFVGKHSLNNTTPQQYFEVTHPLPTDDITPSCSVSLLNHSFANTYGSPPVTVNYTPPKSKCKWSVAVLEFQAECKGEQYDRIAGVWLDGVELLRTSTAQPTEAGIFWKVRKDVSRYSSVISQSNVKLTVMLENIVNKDFTGVYDVNISLHFYSASSVRVPLSIVSGIHTSSSSRKLVSVKNNEIGGKVNVDRVLKALYPYDKPADSVVPISGTNGVNEGFWFKIDDEHDVQTTKVKIASKTYKAVLELYVSFHGNDEFWYMNPSDAYVETNHLSTGRAHGAYREVLVTIDGELVGAVVPFPVIFTGGINPLFWEPVVSIGAFNLPSYDIDLTPFLGRLLDNKDHKIGIQIADGISFWLVDANLHLWVDHSNVKAQTVSSKVPAMEIERKNEFVLLDGEFEIEGERESEVTSWVSSSAGNLTTKYKEKIKFKNKLKFKDQGTKKELDQTYKRKIKIKTTNEMGQVVENLEVKIKYPLDINTETRPGLDRGTTVMTTQVELERSERVSGGTDWMSLSHKLNCTGMMVVKGSSVLSGLAENHQNYNYKDGLGCYTRKVDVVNGVVVGDDPSSICS from the coding sequence atgcCACTGCAGATAACAAAAGCCATGAAAATCACCTATCTCTTCACCCTTATCCACCTCTTCTCCGTCCAATGCTCTCCGTCACCGTCACCGTCACCACCACATTTCGTCGGAAAACACTCCCTAAACAACACCACTCCTCAACAATACTTCGAAGTCACCCACCCCCTCCCCACCGACGACATCACTCCGTCATGCTCCGTCAGCCTCCTCAACCACTCCTTCGCAAACACCTACGGCAGTCCTCCCGTTACCGTTAACTACACACCACCAAAGTCCAAATGCAAATGGTCCGTTGCTGTTCTCGAATTCCAAGCCGAATGTAAAGGCGAGCAGTACGACCGTATTGCCGGAGTATGGCTTGACGGCGTAGAGCTGTTGCGAACGAGTACGGCTCAGCCGACTGAAGCTGGAATCTTCTGGAAAGTTCGGAAGGATGTGAGTAGGTATTCTTCGGTTATTTCTCAGTCAAATGTTAAACTCACAGTCATGCTTGAAAACATTGTGAACAAAGACTTCACCGGCGTTTACGACGTTAACATCTCGTTGCATTTTTACTCTGCTAGTTCAGTTAGGGTTCCGTTATCTATAGTCTCGGGAATTCATACTTCGTCTAGTAGTAGAAAACTGGTTTCTGTTAAAAATAACGAGATTGGAGGTAAAGTAAACGTGGATAGAGTATTAAAGGCGTTATATCCGTATGATAAGCCAGCGGATTCGGTGGTACCGATATCCGGCACTAACGGTGTTAATGAGGGGTTTTGGTTTAAAATTGATGATGAACATGATGTTCAGACTACAAAAGTTAAAATAGCTAGCAAAACATACAAAGCAGTGCTTGAATTGTATGTATCTTTTCATGGAAATGATGAATTCTGGTATATGAATCCTTCGGATGCATATGTAGAAACCAACCATTTGTCGACAGGGCGAGCTCACGGGGCGTATCGTGAAGTTTTGGTGACGATAGACGGGGAATTAGTCGGGGCTGTGGTTCCTTTCCCGGTTATATTCACGGGTGGGATTAATCCGCTGTTTTGGGAGCCGGTTGTGTCGATTGGAGCTTTTAATCTTCCGTCTTATGATATAGATTTGACTCCGTTTTTAGGGCGTCTTTTAGATAACAAGGATCATAAAATTGGGATTCAGATTGCGGATGGTATTTCATTTTGGCTTGTGGATGCCAATCTGCATCTTTGGGTTGATCATTCGAATGTTAAGGCGCAGACTGTGTCATCGAAGGTCCCGGCAATGGAGATTGAACGTAAAAATGAATTCGTGCTCCTTGATGGAGAGTTCGAGATAGAAGGAGAAAGGGAGAGCGAAGTTACTAGTTGGGTGTCTTCAAGCGCGGGCAATCTGACCACGAAATATAAAGAAAAAATCAAGTTCAAGAACAAACTCAAGTTCAAAGACCAAGGCACGAAGAAAGAACTCGATCAGACGTACAAAAGGAAGATTAAAATCAAAACGACGAATGAAATGGGTCAGGTGGTTGAGAATTTAGAAGTGAAGATTAAGTATCCTCTGGATATCAACACGGAAACTAGGCCCGGGTTAGATAGGGGTACCACTGTGATGACAACACAAGTGGAGCTAGAACGTAGCGAGCGGGTTTCTGGTGGTACAGATTGGATGTCTTTGAGCCACAAACTGAATTGTACTGGTATGATGGTGGTGAAGGGTAGTTCTGTGTTGTCGGGTTTAGCCGAAAATCATCAGAATTACAATTATAAGGATGGTCTTGGTTGTTATACTCGGAAGGTTGATGTGGTGAATGGTGTTGTTGTTGGGGATGATCCGAGCTCGATTTGTAGCTGA